From the genome of Deinococcus cellulosilyticus NBRC 106333 = KACC 11606, one region includes:
- a CDS encoding MbtH family protein gives MDEHEDTTIYVVVNHEEQYSIWPEDREIPLGWRDAGFHGHKEDCLNHIKEIWTDMRPPSLRRKMEEMEHQTGEQQP, from the coding sequence ATGGATGAACACGAAGACACCACCATCTACGTGGTGGTGAACCATGAGGAGCAGTACAGCATCTGGCCAGAAGACCGGGAGATTCCTCTGGGCTGGAGGGATGCTGGCTTTCATGGCCACAAAGAAGACTGCCTGAATCACATCAAAGAGATCTGGACCGACATGCGTCCCCCCAGCCTGCGCAGGAAGATGGAGGAGATGGAACACCAGACGGGTGAACAGCAACCCTGA